The Anastrepha ludens isolate Willacy chromosome 2, idAnaLude1.1, whole genome shotgun sequence genome contains a region encoding:
- the LOC128855440 gene encoding prion-like-(Q/N-rich) domain-bearing protein 25 codes for MCSLKKMTVTSYTRIVVVLLSIGIIAVTDAAIWPCSSSSDCTALKSACNTETANCECDSFDYVLASNLTECLKTSLIGDQCEDTVQCNLMPSGASCKSGVCDCADGYTYVGGRCRLLNGLNSSCETDIDCLFSYDRESVICSDNVCKCADGYYHRTGNICRRKSMKIGDACVVHTDCEDLGTNVQCNNLICTEASQSDSGSSKTVLNARTYTPTSTGANTNAGTTSTNTHTKTDVGNEKSPSSDGTSQLSKSTSTNSTSKDTLALVNGRSDLTDDTENEAEHEEGGESEQKRKSREIAVQTSIDAFELKPLATPLVKNVGTGTTSSTSSRRFSRYRRRQPAFRYDYEDKSFSTLSNTDDDTEDKQYGSSCTENGKVCAGLPHSICSRNICFCRTGYYPSNGKCFAELGEIAESANECEHTFDTSTKKCICQTNYFYESNLRSCRKPILYTLSCTSDSQCSPFGSAYCPPQIPRRCTCEEYAEYDELNQMCVYKRGLGEYCETNDVCSTVTNAVCTNNLCACKENYLANNNTCVPGIGATCTADVECGVDNSACDLTSPTSEETGRTCQCKKGYVHFKDECLKEAEELEDECIETEQCTPLLATCIDKKCSCTSEQHFKLGVCQEKKALDDSCTRSTQCFVEKEPENVECRNSVCQCKFGYQADEEQKTCIRVVSSTKNSSGRPSALKIITFLLIGSAFLITSAAIKQAYYD; via the exons TAACTGACGCCGCCATCTGGCCATGCTCGTCGAGTTCTGATTGCACGGCTCTAAAATCAGCATGCAACACAGAGACGGCAAATTGTGAATGTGACAGTTTTGATTATGTACTTGCCAGCAACTTGACAGAATGTCTGAAGACGTCACTGATTGGTGACCAATGCGAGGACACAGTTCAATGCAATCTTATGCCATCGGGAGCCAGTTGTAAGTCCGGGGTCTGCGATTGCGCCGATGGATACACATATGTTGGTGGACGATGTAGACTATTGAATGGTTTGAATAGCTCCTGTGAAACG GATATCGATTGCTTATTTAGTTACGATCGTGAATCGGTTATCTGCAGCGACAATGTTTGCAAATGCGCTGACGGCTATTATCACAGAACTGGAAAtatatgtcgtcgtaaatcAATGA AAATTGGCGATGCCTGTGTCGTGCATACGGACTGTGAAGATTTAGGAACGAATGTGCAATGTAATAATTTGATCTGCACAGAGGCATCACAAAGCGACTCAGGATCATCCAAAACGGTTTTAAATGCCCGTACATATACACCCACATCTACCGGTGCAAACACAAACGCAGGCACGACGAGCACAAACACCCATACGAAAACGGATGTTGGCAATGAGAAATCACCGTCATCAGATGGTACATCTCAACTCTCAAAATCCACGTCAACCAATAGCACGAGCAAAGACACATTAGCACTGGTGAATGGACGTAGTGATTTAACGGACGATACAGAAAACGAAGCGGAACACGAAGAGGGAGGTGAAAGCGAACAAAAGCGGAAATCACGTGAAATCGCAGTACAAACTAGCATCGATGCTTTTGAATTGAAGCCATTGGCGACACCGTTAGTGAAAAATGTTGGCACTGGCACCACATCGAGCACCAGCAGTCGACGTTTCTCACGCTATAGGCGCCGTCAACCCGCATTCCGCTACGATTATGAGGATAAGAGTTTCTCGACTCTATCGAATACGGATGATGATACGGAGGATAAGCAAT ACGGTAGCTCTTGCACAGAGAATGGAAAAGTGTGTGCCGGACTTCCGCATTCGATTTGCTCACGTAATATTTGTTTCTGCCGTACTGGCTACTATCCGAGCAATGGAAAATGTTTTGCGG AGCTGGGCGAGATAGCGGAGAGTGCCAACGAATGTGAACACACATTCGATACGTCAACCAAGAAATGTATTTGCCAAACTAATTACTTCTACGAAAGCAATCTACGCTCTTGCCGAAAAC CAATTCTATATACCTTATCGTGTACCTCGGATAGCCAATGCAGTCCCTTCGGCTCTGCCTATTGTCCTCCGCAAATTCCCAGACGCTGCACCTGCGAGGAATATGCCGAGTACGATGAACTAAACCAGATGTGCGTGTACAAACGCGGATTGGGCGAGTATTGTGAAACGAATGACGTCTGCAGTACGGTCACGAATGCGGTCTGTACGAATAATTTATGTGCATGCAAGGAAAACTACTTAGCGAATAATAATACCTGTGTACCCG GCATCGGTGCGACGTGCACAGCAGATGTCGAATGCGGAGTAGACAATTCGGCTTGTGATCTCACCTCACCGACAAGTGAGGAAACCGGCAGAACTTGCCAGTGCAAGAAGGGATATGTACATTTTAAGGATGAGTGCCTAAAGGAAG CGGAGGAACTAGAAGACGAGTGCATTGAAACGGAGCAATGCACACCACTGTTGGCCACCTGCATCGATAAGAAGTGTTCGTGCACATCCGAACAACACTTTAAGCTCGGAGTTTGTCAGGAAAAGAAAG CTCTTGACGATTCTTGTACTCGGTCTACTCAATGCTTTGTTGAAAAGGAGCCGGAAAATGTTGAATGTCGTAATTCGGTTTGTCAATGCAAGTTTGGCTATCAAGCGGATGAAGAACAGAAGACTTGTATACGTGTCGTATCCAGTACCAAAA atTCTTCCGGAAGGCCAAGTGCTCTTAAAATAATAACATTCCTATTAATAGGATCAGCTTTCTTAATAACAAGTGCCGCAATTAAACAGGCTTATTACGATTAA
- the LOC128859688 gene encoding uncharacterized protein LOC128859688, translated as MSCLCQYFGTSKNRKLIGLNSEGSEVTVLTPNTLPLTKNVTKDEPKQDTASKLNEEVSATELAAAKAEIWILKKHLNEAQISIENLENLVRTIILKQNELLGEMYDLKHQNYELQDECRMQRDYQMMERNATMREMHEIKTLLGDRTRVLEDTVSRNSELTSALQDANEKIYMMGMKFLKLKASRSKRSNVANTTSGSNTERSHSG; from the exons ATGTCATGCTTGTGCCAATATTTTGGTACATCGAAAAATCGCAAGCTAATTGGTCTTAATTCGGAGGGCAGTGAGGTTACAGTGCTTACGCCGAATACGCTTCCATTGACTAAAAACGTGACGAAGGACGAGCCAAAACAGGA CACTGCCAGTAAACTGAATGAAGAAGTATCGGCCACAGAATTGGCTGCTGCTAAGGCGGAAATTTGGATACTAAAAAAGCATCTGAATGAAGCGCAAATATCCATTGAGAATTTAGAAAATCTTGTGCGTACGATTATACTCAAGCAGAATGAGCTGTTGGGTGAGATGTACGATCTAAAGCATCAGAATTATGAGTTGCAAGATGAATGCCGTATGCAACGTGACTATCAGATGATGGAAAGGAATGCAACGATGCGCGAGATGCACGAAATCAAAACGCTCCTGGGCGATCGCACAAGGGTGCTG GAGGATACCGTCTCACGAAATTCAGAGTTGACTTCCGCCCTGCAGGATGCTAACGAGAAAATCTATATGATGGGCATgaagtttttgaaattgaaagcaTCGCGTTCGAAACGCTCCAATGTGGCGAACACTACGTCGGGTAGTAATACGGAGCGTTCACATTCGGGATGA